In Triticum urartu cultivar G1812 chromosome 6, Tu2.1, whole genome shotgun sequence, the following proteins share a genomic window:
- the LOC125513361 gene encoding uncharacterized protein LOC125513361: MQQLRRAVGCPPGLVISSDACKGLENAVDKVFPECEYRECMRHLYQNFMKKFHGKVYTDHLYPAARGFTEHKFRWHMQKIFEADPSAIEYLEKHNNRIWYRCAFGVDSKVDNLTNNNSESFNKQIKDLKGLNLCELLDRIRELIMVKFNVRRHVGRYLAGIILPEVLKRLNALSKTIGPHKVAWNTEHEAEITLYDVKAYDQRHTVDLKQRTCSCRKFQVSGQPCIHALTFICSMRGAKIESFVDEYYSMAKFRAAYAGALPTMTDRTQWEQVDLGFLVYPPIQEKRPPGRPRVQRIRGFLEDPGRKVVKCKKCGRNGHFAKTCNLPPLVIAEPPPMEHTPTKRKRDATAAEEEVVEDDKPIANYRRQKTPVKKKTPAKKTTPVKEKTTPVKEKTTLIKKKTPAKKTTPVKKTPVKEKTTPVKKKTPVKKKKTPVKKKTPVKGKGKQIEGTGKEKTAGKKSKKLQFVTPSTNDAVLKPTLGTKKNLLYWLGG, translated from the exons ATGCAGCAGCTGCGCAGGGCTGTAGGATGTCCACCAGGGCTAGTAATTTCCAGTGATGCTTGCAAGGGACTAGAAAATGCAGTTGACAAAGTATTCCCCGAGTGCGAATATAGGGAGTGTATGCGCCATTTATACCAAAATTTTATGAAAAAATTCCATGGTAAAGTGTACACAGACCATTTGTACCCAGCTGCTAGGGGATTCACAGAGCACAAGTTTAGATGGCATATGCAAAAGATATTTGAGGCTGATCCAAGTGCTATCGAGTACCTTGAGAAACACAACAATAGGATTTGGTATAGGTGTGCCTTTGGTGTGGATAGCAAGGTTGATAATCTCACTAACAACAATTCTGAAAGTTTTAACAAGCAGATCAAAGACTTGAAAGGGCTAAATTTGTGTGAGCTACTAGATAGGATTAGAGAGCTAATAATGGTGAAGTTCAATGTGAGGAGGCATGTTGGTAGGTATTTGGCCGGCATAATCTTGCCCGAGGTTCTCAAGAGGCTCAATGCACTCAGTAAAACAATTGGGCCCCATAAAGTGGCGTGGAATACCGAACATGAGGCAGAGATTACACTATATGATGTGAAAGCATATGACCAGAGGCACACTGTTGATCTAAAACAGAGAACATGCTCATGTCGGAAATTTCAAGTTTCTGGGCAGCCTTGCATTCATGCATTGACTTTCATTTGTTCAATGAGGGGCGCAAAGATTGAGTCCTTTGTTGATGAGTATTACAGCATGGCAAAATTTCGAGCTGCTTATGCTGGGGCACTGCCAACCATGACTGATAGGACACAATGGGAGCAAGTTGACCTTGGATTCCTTGTTTACCCACCTATACAAGAGAAAAGGCCACCTGGAAGGCCCAGGGTTCAAAGAATTAGAGGATTTCTTGAAGACCCAGGAAGAAAAGTGGTTAAATGCAAAAAATGTGGTCGAAATGGCCACTTTGCAAAAACTTGCAATCTCCCTCCTTTAGTTATTGCAGAACCACCACCAATGGAGCACACTCCTACTAAAAG AAAGAGAGATGCTACTGCAGCCGAGGAGGAAGTTGTGGAAGATGACAAACCTATAGCAAATTATAGAAG GCAGAAGACTCCGGTCAAGAAGAAGACGCCGGCTAAAAAGACGACACCGGTCAAGGAGAAGACGACGCCGGTCAAGGAGAAGACGACGCTGATCAAGAAGAAGACGCCAGCTAAAAAGACGACACCGGTCAAGAAGACGCCGGTCAAGGAGAAGACAACACCGGTCAAGAAGAAGACACCGGTCAAGAAGAAAAAGACGCCGGTCAAGAAGAAGACTCCAGTCAAGGGGAAAGGCAAGCAAATTGAAGGTACTGGAAAGGAGAAAACTGCAGGGAAAAAGAGCAAAAAACTGCAGTTTGTTACACCATCTACCAATGATGCTGTTCTCAAGCCAACTCTAGGAACCAAGAAAAATCTGCTTTATTGGCTTGGGGGATGA